A genomic segment from Thermus neutrinimicus encodes:
- the aceA gene encoding isocitrate lyase: protein MDPLSVLTPEMRKEAEELGREWATNPRWKGVKRDYRPEDVVRLRPSVKVEYTLAKRGAEKLWQLLHERPYVHTFGAYTGAMAVEMVRAGLEAIYLSGWQVAADANLAWQTYPDQSLYPYNSVPQIVKRINNALMRADLIERSEGKVTRDWYVPIVADAEAGFGGALNVFELTKAMIEAGAAGIHYEDQLASEKKCGHLGGKVLVPTSQHIRTLQAARLAADIMGVPTVIIARTDAEAATLITSDIDERDRPFILPGERTPEGFYRVRNGLEAGIARALAYAPYADVLWMETSKPDLEEARKFAEAVKKEFPDKLLAYNLSPSFNWKKFLDDETIAKFNRELGEMGYKFQFITLAGWHTVNYYTWELAKGYKTRGMPAFVELQQKEFLAQAQGFTAVKHQREVGAGYFDEVVLALTQGEASTLALKGSTEEAQFNEAVH from the coding sequence ATGGATCCCTTAAGCGTGCTGACCCCAGAGATGCGTAAGGAAGCGGAAGAGCTCGGGCGGGAGTGGGCCACCAACCCCCGCTGGAAGGGGGTAAAGCGGGACTACCGGCCCGAGGACGTGGTGCGGCTTCGCCCCAGCGTGAAGGTGGAGTATACCCTGGCCAAGCGAGGGGCGGAAAAGCTCTGGCAGCTTCTCCACGAGCGGCCCTACGTGCACACCTTCGGGGCTTACACCGGGGCCATGGCGGTGGAGATGGTGCGGGCCGGCCTGGAAGCCATCTACCTCTCCGGCTGGCAGGTGGCCGCGGACGCCAACCTGGCCTGGCAGACCTACCCCGACCAGTCCCTTTATCCCTATAACTCCGTGCCCCAGATCGTGAAGCGCATCAACAACGCCCTCATGCGAGCCGACCTGATCGAGCGCTCTGAGGGCAAGGTAACCCGGGACTGGTACGTGCCCATAGTGGCCGATGCGGAAGCGGGCTTTGGCGGGGCCCTGAACGTCTTTGAGCTCACCAAGGCCATGATCGAGGCCGGGGCTGCCGGCATCCACTACGAGGACCAGCTGGCCTCGGAGAAGAAGTGCGGCCACCTGGGAGGCAAGGTCCTGGTGCCCACCTCCCAGCACATCCGCACCCTGCAGGCCGCCCGCCTGGCCGCGGACATCATGGGGGTGCCCACGGTGATCATCGCCCGCACCGACGCCGAGGCCGCCACCCTCATCACCAGCGACATCGACGAGCGGGACCGCCCCTTTATCCTGCCGGGGGAGCGCACCCCCGAGGGCTTCTATCGGGTGAGAAATGGCCTCGAGGCGGGGATCGCCCGGGCCCTGGCCTACGCTCCCTACGCCGACGTCCTCTGGATGGAAACCTCCAAGCCAGACCTGGAGGAGGCCCGAAAGTTCGCCGAGGCGGTGAAGAAGGAGTTCCCGGATAAGCTCCTCGCCTACAACCTCTCCCCCTCCTTCAACTGGAAGAAGTTCCTGGACGACGAAACCATCGCCAAGTTCAACCGGGAGCTGGGGGAGATGGGGTACAAGTTCCAGTTCATCACCCTGGCGGGCTGGCACACCGTGAACTACTACACCTGGGAGCTGGCCAAGGGCTACAAGACCCGGGGCATGCCTGCCTTTGTGGAGCTCCAGCAGAAGGAGTTCCTGGCCCAGGCCCAGGGCTTCACCGCGGTGAAGCACCAGCGGGAGGTGGGGGCGGGCTACTTTGACGAGGTGGTCCTGGCCCTCACCCAAGGGGAGGCCTCCACCCTGGCCCTCAAGGGCTCCACCGAGGAGGCCCAGTTCAACGAGGCCGTGCACTAG